GGCGGCTGGAACGACATCTCCGCCGGCGTCGCGCCGAAAGACCCGATGACCTTCGTCAAGCATGGTGACGAGGGCCGCATGCGAGTGTTCTGGACCAAGTGGCAAGAATACATGTCGAGCTGATGCCGCAACGAGATAACCGCAGCACCATGGATACCAGCAAGGTCGACGCTCGTAAAAAGAGCAAGCCGTCCAACGCAACGCGCGCCACCAAGCTTTATCGGGCGTTGAAGCTGGACATCATTCAGGGCGCTCTTGCTCCCCGCGAGCAGTTGCGCATCAACATGCTGTGCAACCGCTACGACACGGGCGCGAGCCCGTTGCGGGAAGCGCTCAACCGGCTGTCGGCTGAGGGCTTTGTTGTCCAGCATGATCAACGCGGGTTTGCGGTGGCGGATATTCCGCCAGAAGACCTGCACGAATTGACGTTCACACGTTGCCTGCTGAACGAAATCATGATCCCGGCCGCCCTCAAGAACGGCGACGAGGCATGGGAAGAGCGAGTGGTCATTGCCCATCACCACTTGTCGAAGACGCCGCCATTCACATCCGATGGACAGGTCAACGAAGAGTATCTGAGCCGCCACCGTGAGTTCCATATGTCGCTCCTGGCTCCATGTGGCTCGCGATGGCTGCTGGAGTTGTCCGAGAAGCTTTTCGACTGGGCGTTGCGCTACCAGTATCAGGCGCTACGCGCCGATATCGTCGGCTCCAGAGACGTCGCTCGCGAGCACAACGAACTCGTCAAGGCGACACTGGCCCGCGATGTCGCGAAGTCCATCAAGCTGCACAACGAGCATGTGCGATCGACAAGCCGTTATGCCACCGGCAAGCGGGAGCGAACGCCGGTCGTCTAGACCGGAATTCAGCGGAACAGCGCCCACTGCCGTTTGACGGCATCATAGGAGCAGACCTGCCCGGTCAGGCCCGAGTGCTCGATCCACTGCCGGACCAAACTCGTCTGGTCCCCGTCCTTCTGCAATAAATTCCAACCGGGAGGAAACCACCCGGCGAAGCCGTTCAGCGTGGGCAAGTGGATCTGGTTCGCGATCCACATGGCGTCCTGCTCATCCAGATATCGGGCGTCCTGCTGCCGGTGCGGCAGGGCATAGAATGCCTGACACGCGGCCGGCGGCGGCGGCACGGCCGCGAGGAACGCAAGCTCGTCGCTGCGCCGGATCTCGCTGTTCTTCATCAGGTTGATCTGTTCAACGAGACAAAACGCCAGGACACCCAAGGCAGCCCATCTCCGCACGCCGATCGACCGCGCCGGCGCAATCCTCAGCCAGTGTTCGAGCAGCAGCGCGAGCGCAATCACGATCCAGATGTTCGCGACGAGTTGCAAACGCATGCCGGAGCGGATAGCGAGCGCGCCGGGCACGAGATAGCGGACCAGCCAGAATCCGCTGGCCGTGCCGATTTTCATCGTCAGCAGCCATCCGATCGACCAGGTGCTGATGGCGGCTCCAACCAGGACCGAACGCCAGCGCTCCATTGCGAACGCGCCGCGACTCAGCGCAACGGACAGCACAAGGGTCACGGCCGTCATGACCGGCGTGACCGCCAGGAGATGCTCCCCGCCCCGGTTCGCGACGAAGCGTTCGACGACCGCGCCCCAGATCAGGTTCCATGGACTGACATTGATCAGATCGATCGGAAGCGGCGCGAACATGATGTATTCGCGATATTGGCGCAGCGGCGCGAGCGCCCGCACCGGCATATAAATCAACAGGAACGGAATGAAGGCGATCGCGAATGCCGCACCCGCTGTCGCGAGCAGCGCCGCGAGCGGACGCATGTTCTCGCGCAGGAATATGACGAGCCTGCCGCGCAGCGCGAGCGCAACCACGACACCCACGATAAGCAGCGTCAGGCCGGACATCCAAGCTATGTAAACGTCGGATGCGAACAGCAGCGCGTAGAGCGCCGAGGCCAGCGCCACCCGCAAAATCGATCGCAGCGTGATGCGAGGAAAGTCCTCCAGCCCCCACAGCGCGAGCGCAACGATGACCGGAATGACGTAGAGCATCAGCATATTGGTGTGGCCGACGCCCGCTTTCACAAAGAGATTGTTGGGGAACGTGATCAGGGCCGCGGCACACAGCGCGATCCAAGGCCGGATTTGCAGATAACGCACGCAGACGACAAGCGTGGCCATGGCGCAAGCGAAGGACAGCAGAATGAGAACGAGCTGGAACGAGACATACGGGTCGCATCCCGCGAACCGCAGCACCGCATATGGTACGCTGCTGAGGAGGAAGGCCGGAAAAAGGCCCAGCACGCCCTGCTGAGGATAGAAGTAAGGAGGCGAAGTGAACTCCGCGCTGCCGCGCAGGACGTTGTACAGGTGCTCGTTCAGGAGCACCTGCATCCGGCCGTCTCCTTGCTCGCCGAACACAAGATTGAAATGCGAGAACAGGGGATATCGAAAAAATGCCGCGGCGCCGGCGGCCCAAACAAGAACGCCCGCGGCGAGCACAGCCCACGACACGGGCCTGATGCAGCCTCGCAGATAAACGTCGGATGTGGTCACCGGCCAACTCTCGCCAAAAGAAAAGCCCCTCCTCGCCCGACGCGAGGAGGGGCGCCCCGGTCTCAGACGATCATGCTTTCGCGATCGTATTCCAGTTCGCGGCCAGATGCTCGGCGCCGCGCTGCGACACGGCAAAGATCGTGTAGGTCGGGTTCGATGCTCCTTCCGACGCAAAAGTGCATGGCCCAGCCATCCAGAGGTTGGGCACCTCGTGGGTCTGGCCGTAACTGGTAACCACCGAGTTCTCGGCACTCGTGCCCATGATGGCGCCGCCATGCAGATGCGTGGTCGGCACCACAGGCCCCCGTCCCGGCCAGACCTCCTTGGCCTTGGTGGATTTGGCGATCTTGACGCCCAGATCGTAGTTGCTGGCCCACAACGCCAGCGCATCGTCGTCGAAGCTGTGGGTCAGACGCGCGAGCGGCATGCCGAACTCGTCCTTGTCGCTCGCAAGCTCGACGCGGTTCTCCAGCCGCGGCAGCCCTTCACCGAAGATGGTGATGCGGGTGAGCCCTTTGGCTGCCCGCTTCATGAAGGTGTGCAGCTCCGGACCGAACAGATCGCCACGCGCGGACGCGAAGTCGATGGTCTTCATGGCAGCGCCCGCCACGATGAAGCTCGAACCGAAACCCGCTGAACCGCTCTTCTTGTCGTAACGGTCGTACGACATGAACTGCGCGCCGATCGTGCCCATGTGCGGTGTGATGTCCTCGTCGAACATCGCCCAGGTGGCGGCGATGTGATGGGTCATCATGAATTTGCCGACCAGCTCGCTCTTGTTGGCGAGTCCCTTCGGATGCTTGTCGGTCGCCGAATTCAGCAGAATACGCGGATTCTGCGCCGACCATGCGGCGAGGATGACGACGCTCGCCTCCTGCACCTGACGCTGCTTGTGGGCGTCGTAATATTCGACACCTGTCACCCGCGTGCCGGCCTGGTTGGTCAGCACACGCGTGACCGTCGAGAACGGGCGCACCTCGGCTTTGGCTTTGCGCGCCTGCTGCAGATAAGTCACCACCGGGTTGGCGAGCGCACCGGTCGGACAGCCGACATGGCACCAGCCGTCATAAATGCAGGCGGGCCTTCCCTTCCAGTCCTGCGACGTCATGCCGACCGCGGCCGGCACAAGCTGCACGCCGTTGGCCTTGGCGCCTTCGAGCCAGACCTCGCCATTCGGGAAGGTCTTCATCGGCGGCATCTGGTAGGCCGGCCCGGCCGGACGCCATCTCTCTTCCTGCTTGGCATCGCCCGAGACGCCGATCTCGGCCGCAACCTTGTCGTAGAACGGCGCCACGTCCTGATACGAGATCGGCCAATCGTGCGCGCGGCCGTGCTCGCTCTTGATCTTGTAATCGGTCGGCAGATAGCGCGGGAAGTTCGCGAAATAATGCAGCGCCGCGCCGCCGACGCCCCAGCCGGCCTGCGCCGTGTATCCGAACGGATTCTTGCCATCGAGCAGCACCGGCGCACCGGCCGGCTTGATTCTGCGGCCCCAGATATCCGAACTGATCAGATCCTGAAGCTGCCAATCCGGCCCGTTGTCGAGCAGAACGACCGTCTTGCCGGCCTTGGCCAGCACCGACGCGTAGACCGAGCCCGAGGCTCCCGCGCCGACGATGACGACATCGACTTTTTCGTTCGCCATGTCACCACCTCCGATCCGGCGCGACGTGGGGCATGTAGGGCACGCCAAGCATCTCGTAGCCGTCCATCGTGCTGTAGACGACGTCGACCGCGTCGCTGCGCAGCACCGTGTAGACGAAAGCTCCGGGCGGTCCGCCTTGCCAGCCTTCGAGCTTGTTCTGGCGCATCAGGTTGACGAATTCGCGCTGGGTGTCGGCCGAGAGCCCGGCGAACCTCTTGCCATGGATCTTGTCGCTCGCGCGATCCACCACGCCGATCGCGGCACGATACAGGTTTGCGAACGGCGGCCGCACATTGAGGATGCGCGCCTGCAGCAGCGCCTCCTCCGGCGGCACCGAGATCTGCTGATCGATGAAATGCGCCATGCCGGCGTCGCGTGCGCCGGGCACCAGCGTTTCGCCGAGCGCTGCCAGCGTCTCGGCTTCGTGTTCCTTGAGCATGCGGTACGGCACGTTGCGTGCGCGCGCCTGCGATGCTGTCAGCATGACTGTGGTGCCGCTCACCGTGAATGCGAGCGCACCGAGTGCCGCGCCTTTCATCAAGGCGCGCCGTTCAATGTCGGCCATGACGCTTCCTCCCAGCACGGCATCGGTATGACGCCGCGTTTTCCCGGCTCGTAGACCGGAGCAGCGGTCGACCCGGGTTGAATTGGCCCGCGCCGCCGCCATTTGTTAGAACGAGTCAAATTGAACGCTGAAAGCATGACGATGGCAAGCGGGTCGCAGGGCAAACGGCGACTGCCGCGGCGAGCAAGAGGTGCAGCATGAGTTTCTTCCCAGGCCAAGACCCCGTCGCTGGCGACAAATATCAGTGTGATGCGATCAAGACCGTGATCGTGCCGCGCACAGCCGATCTGGGTGACGGCTTCACGGTGCGGCGTGCGCTGCCGTCGATCCAGTCACGCATGGTCGGACCGTTCGTGTTCTTCGACCATTTCGGCCCGACGGTGTTCAAGTCCGGCAATGGCCTCGACGTGCGGCCGCATCCGCATATCGGGCTCGCCACCGTCTCTTATCTGTTCGACGGCGAGATCATGCATCGCGACAGCCTCGGCACCGCGGTGCCGATCCGGCCGGGCGAGATCAACTGGATGACCGCCGGCCGCGGCATCGTGCATTCGGAACGCACCGGCACCGAACGGCGCGCGCATGGCGACACCCTGCATGGCCTGCAGATGTGGGTGGCACTGCCGGCCGCGAAGGAGGAAATCGATCCGGACTTTGCGCATTACGGCGTCGAGGGCTTCCCGATGGTCTCCGACAATGGCACCTCGGCGCGCGTGGTGGTCGGCGATTCCTACGGCAAGCGCTCTCCCGTGAAGGCGTCCTCGGAGACGCTGTTCGTCGACGCGCATCTGAAGGCCGGCAGCGCGCTGCCCTTTGACGCCGACCATGTCGAGCGCGCCGCCTACGTGATCGACGGCGAAGTCGAGATTGCCGGCGACCGTTTCGGCGGCGGCAAGCTCCTGGTGTTCAAGCCTGGTGACCGCATCACCATCCGCGCGGTGGCAGATACGCATGTCGCGCTGTTCGGCGGCGAGCCGCTCGATGGCCCGCGGCACATCTGGTGGAATTTCGTCTCCTCGCGCAAGGACCGCATCGAGCAGGCCAAGGCCGAATGGGCCTCAGGCCACTTTCAGAAGGTGCCGGGCGACGAGATCGAGTTCATTCCGCTGCCTGCGAAATAGCCCGCTCGGCAGGCCGGTGCGCCCGGAGGAACGAACGGATCTGGCGGATCGCCAGGGGAATCCGCTCCTTCGGGTCCTTCCACGGGAACATGCTGACCTCGGAGTTCGGCGCCAGCATGGCGGACTCCATGGCGACCGCGTAAGGATGCTGCGGCACGTCGTCCGGGAGGATCAACACCGGCGTCCTGCAGTTCCGCACAAAATCCCGAGACACCGTAAAAACGAAGTCGGGATCGGTGCGGTACATTTTGGTCACGAACCTGTCGACCTGCTCCATGGTGATCTCGGGGCGCTTGCCAACCAGTGCTGGGCCCCACCCCTTCATGTTGCCTTCGTAAAACAGGTCGGGCTTCTCGGGACGCGAGCCGCTCGGCTGCGCCAGCACGGCCGCGACGATGCGTCCCGGCGCGCGCTTCAGGAGATTCCAGATGAACGGCCCGCCGATGCAGAAGCCGATCACCATGAACTTGTCGATGCCGAGATGATCCATCACGCCGAGTTGGTCGTCGGCATAGGCATCCCACGGCCGGTCGACTTCGAGCGGACCCGATGATTGACCTTCAACAGCGTGGCGCAGGTCGGCGGTGATGCATCGGTACTCGTCCTTGAACTCCACCATCGGGTTGAAGGGCGAAATGGTTTTGGACAGGCCCGCGATGGTCGAGTTCAAGCCACCGCCGGGGATGACGAGCAGCGGGAAGCCCGAGCCCGCCTCCTCATAGTGGATGCTGACGGGGCCTTTTTTGTAGGTCGGCATGGTGGGCTCCTTTTCAGATCGTGCTTGGCACTAGCAGGAATATATCGGTGTCGCCGGTCTTCTCGCCGCACGCCGTAATCAGGGCGTGGGCTTGTCCGCGATGGTGAGTCTGATGATTGAAGAAATGCGTGACCAGAAAGCCGCGCGGCATGTGCAGCTCTTTCTGCGCCGAACCGCTGAACCAGGTCTGGTCGACGGCGAGCCATTCGTCGGTGACGCGGCCGGCCCAGTCCGAGATTTTCGCGTCGGCGTCGACGCGCGTGCGCCGCAGATCGTCGAAGCCCTCGATCATCCCGGCGCTGTCCTTCTGCACCGCCGTGGGCTTCGGCCAGGCATCGAAACGCGACATCCACATCTGGTCGCCCCAGACGAGGTGTACGAGCGTGCCATGCAGCGAGCCCCAGAAAGCGCCGCGGTTCTCGCGGCGCTTTGCGTCGGGAATGCGCGCCGACGCGTCATAGAGGCGCCGGTTCATCTCGGCGTTGTAGGCCGCCATGGCCCGGACGTAACCGGAATTGACCATCGCTGAAGTCATGACATTCTCCACCCGACGCCCCGCGCGGAGAATAGCAGCCGCGCGAGACTATTTCTTGTCGGGCAGGTTCAGCCTGATATGCAATTCGCGCAGTTGTTTCGGCGTCACCTCCGACGGCGCGCCCATCAGCAGGTCCTCGGCGCGCTGGTTCATCGGGAACAGCACCACCTCGCGCAGGTTCTCCTCGCCGCACAGAAGCATCACGATGCGGTCGATGCCCGGCGCGATGCCGCCGTGTGGCGGCGCGCCGAGCGACAGCGCGCGCAACATGCCGCCGAACTTCGCCTCCAGCACGTCCGCGCCGTAACCCGCGATGGCAAAGGCCCTCTTCATCACGTCCGGACGGTGGTTCCGGATCGCGCCCGACGACAGCTCGGTGCCGTTGCAGACGATGTCGTACTGGATCGCCTTCATCCCGAGGATTTTCTCGTGATCGTTCGGATCGAGCTTCAGGAATTCGTCGACGTCCATGTTCGGCATCGAGAACGGGTTGTGGGAGAAGTCGATCTTCTTCTCCTCCTCGTTCCACTCGAACATCGGAAAGTCGACGATCCAGCAGAAGTCGAAGCGATCTTTGTTGACGAGGTTGAGCTCCTCGCCGACCCGCGTGCGCGCCGCACCCGCGAACTTCACGAACTTGCCTGGCTCACCGGCAACGAAGAACACCGCGTCGCCGACGCCAAGGCCCAACTGATCGGCAATCTGCTTGGTGCGTTCCGGCCCGATGTTCTTGGCGAGCGGACCCGCGCCGCCCTCCTCGCCCTCGCGCCAGAAGATGTAGCCAAGGCCCGGCTGGCCCTCCTGCTGCGCCCACGAGTTCATGCGGTCGCAGAACGCGCGGTTGCCGCCGGTCGGTGCCGGAATCGCCCAGACCTGCACCTTGGGATCGCCCGCCAGCATGTTGGCGAATATCTTGAAGCCCGAGCCGCGGAACGCTTCGCTGACGTTCTGCATCTTGATCGGGTTGCGCAGGTCGGGCTTGTCGGTGCCGTAGGAGCTCATCGCCTCGGCATACGGGATCATCGGAAACTTCGGCGTCACC
The Rhodoplanes sp. Z2-YC6860 genome window above contains:
- the aspS gene encoding aspartate--tRNA ligase, with amino-acid sequence MHRYRSHTCGALRESDIGQETRLSGWCHRIRDHGGVLFIDLRDHYGMTQVVADPDSPAFKTAETLRAEWVVRIDGKVRARPAGTANAEMPTGKVEVYITAIEVLGPAGELPMPVFGDQEYPEETRLKYRFLDLRREKLHNNIMVRGQVIDSIRRRMKEQGFFEFQTPILTASSPEGARDYLVPSRIHPGKFYALPQAPQQFKQLIMVSGFDRYFQIAPCFRDEDARADRSPGEFYQLDLEMSFVTQQDVFDAVEPVMRGVFEEFAGGKPVTPKFPMIPYAEAMSSYGTDKPDLRNPIKMQNVSEAFRGSGFKIFANMLAGDPKVQVWAIPAPTGGNRAFCDRMNSWAQQEGQPGLGYIFWREGEEGGAGPLAKNIGPERTKQIADQLGLGVGDAVFFVAGEPGKFVKFAGAARTRVGEELNLVNKDRFDFCWIVDFPMFEWNEEEKKIDFSHNPFSMPNMDVDEFLKLDPNDHEKILGMKAIQYDIVCNGTELSSGAIRNHRPDVMKRAFAIAGYGADVLEAKFGGMLRALSLGAPPHGGIAPGIDRIVMLLCGEENLREVVLFPMNQRAEDLLMGAPSEVTPKQLRELHIRLNLPDKK
- a CDS encoding gluconate 2-dehydrogenase subunit 3 family protein; translated protein: MADIERRALMKGAALGALAFTVSGTTVMLTASQARARNVPYRMLKEHEAETLAALGETLVPGARDAGMAHFIDQQISVPPEEALLQARILNVRPPFANLYRAAIGVVDRASDKIHGKRFAGLSADTQREFVNLMRQNKLEGWQGGPPGAFVYTVLRSDAVDVVYSTMDGYEMLGVPYMPHVAPDRRW
- a CDS encoding alpha/beta fold hydrolase, giving the protein MPTYKKGPVSIHYEEAGSGFPLLVIPGGGLNSTIAGLSKTISPFNPMVEFKDEYRCITADLRHAVEGQSSGPLEVDRPWDAYADDQLGVMDHLGIDKFMVIGFCIGGPFIWNLLKRAPGRIVAAVLAQPSGSRPEKPDLFYEGNMKGWGPALVGKRPEITMEQVDRFVTKMYRTDPDFVFTVSRDFVRNCRTPVLILPDDVPQHPYAVAMESAMLAPNSEVSMFPWKDPKERIPLAIRQIRSFLRAHRPAERAISQAAE
- a CDS encoding GntR family transcriptional regulator — translated: MDTSKVDARKKSKPSNATRATKLYRALKLDIIQGALAPREQLRINMLCNRYDTGASPLREALNRLSAEGFVVQHDQRGFAVADIPPEDLHELTFTRCLLNEIMIPAALKNGDEAWEERVVIAHHHLSKTPPFTSDGQVNEEYLSRHREFHMSLLAPCGSRWLLELSEKLFDWALRYQYQALRADIVGSRDVAREHNELVKATLARDVAKSIKLHNEHVRSTSRYATGKRERTPVV
- a CDS encoding pirin family protein, with translation MSFFPGQDPVAGDKYQCDAIKTVIVPRTADLGDGFTVRRALPSIQSRMVGPFVFFDHFGPTVFKSGNGLDVRPHPHIGLATVSYLFDGEIMHRDSLGTAVPIRPGEINWMTAGRGIVHSERTGTERRAHGDTLHGLQMWVALPAAKEEIDPDFAHYGVEGFPMVSDNGTSARVVVGDSYGKRSPVKASSETLFVDAHLKAGSALPFDADHVERAAYVIDGEVEIAGDRFGGGKLLVFKPGDRITIRAVADTHVALFGGEPLDGPRHIWWNFVSSRKDRIEQAKAEWASGHFQKVPGDEIEFIPLPAK
- a CDS encoding GMC family oxidoreductase gives rise to the protein MANEKVDVVIVGAGASGSVYASVLAKAGKTVVLLDNGPDWQLQDLISSDIWGRRIKPAGAPVLLDGKNPFGYTAQAGWGVGGAALHYFANFPRYLPTDYKIKSEHGRAHDWPISYQDVAPFYDKVAAEIGVSGDAKQEERWRPAGPAYQMPPMKTFPNGEVWLEGAKANGVQLVPAAVGMTSQDWKGRPACIYDGWCHVGCPTGALANPVVTYLQQARKAKAEVRPFSTVTRVLTNQAGTRVTGVEYYDAHKQRQVQEASVVILAAWSAQNPRILLNSATDKHPKGLANKSELVGKFMMTHHIAATWAMFDEDITPHMGTIGAQFMSYDRYDKKSGSAGFGSSFIVAGAAMKTIDFASARGDLFGPELHTFMKRAAKGLTRITIFGEGLPRLENRVELASDKDEFGMPLARLTHSFDDDALALWASNYDLGVKIAKSTKAKEVWPGRGPVVPTTHLHGGAIMGTSAENSVVTSYGQTHEVPNLWMAGPCTFASEGASNPTYTIFAVSQRGAEHLAANWNTIAKA
- a CDS encoding DinB family protein, translating into MTSAMVNSGYVRAMAAYNAEMNRRLYDASARIPDAKRRENRGAFWGSLHGTLVHLVWGDQMWMSRFDAWPKPTAVQKDSAGMIEGFDDLRRTRVDADAKISDWAGRVTDEWLAVDQTWFSGSAQKELHMPRGFLVTHFFNHQTHHRGQAHALITACGEKTGDTDIFLLVPSTI